The following is a genomic window from Saccopteryx bilineata isolate mSacBil1 chromosome 4, mSacBil1_pri_phased_curated, whole genome shotgun sequence.
taaagtagggaagtaactttactttataaaatttataaagcagttacagcaagttaaagcatataataataattacttaccaagtactttatgttggatttttgctaagtttggcagaataaatctttataaaacaatttactatagttaaatctatctttttatttatactttggttgctccgctaccgcccaccatgaaagctggaacgcccactagtgggtggaagggaccaggttgactaccattggtcgcaggcgtccccaaactacagcccggcaacgcagccccctgagaccatttatccagcccccactgcacttctggaaggggcacctctttcattggtggtcagtgagaggaccactgtatttggcagccctccaatggtctgagggacagtgaactggccccctgtgtaaaaagtttggagacccctggagggGATTTACAAgaaacgttaaaactttcaaggtagtgtgaccaggcggtggcacagtggatggagcgttggactgggatgcagaggacccaggttcgagaccccgaggttgccagctgggctcatctggtttgaacaaagctcaccagcttggacccaaggttgctcgcttgagcaaggggttactccttctgctgaaggcccacggtcaaagcacattatgagaaagcaatcaatgaacaactaaggtgtcacaaagaaaaactaatgattgatgcttctcatctctctccgttcctgtctgtctgtccgtccctgtatctatcctctctgactctctctgtgtctctgtaaaaaaaaccccaaaaaacctttcaaggtaacacaatcaaagacattcacaattCCCTTTAGTACAATATATATCTCTCCTcttttgcctagaggtacatgttaatctcccattccaggaagggagggacagccaggatcagtgtagggtggtatgttaaTTTGGTCTCTTACtaaaagagaaagggagttcttcagataaccttaatcctttcagagaatttaaaaccaaacgaccctagtcgtccttgtaagtcaggagacctctacattccttttcctccgttttccaaagaaaggacaggaaagccttaccttttctcccagaatattaatattaatttgcagttttttggtaccttacaacactatTATCAATAATGGGCGGAGGAAGttgtcacaccattaaaaaataagtaaaaagggaTCCTCACATTCTAAGTCATGGGGAATTGCTGCTGCAGCATCCTGACATGTTTCCCTCTCCAATATTTAGTTAGACAAATGTGTCTCACACGGGTAAACAATACTCCCGAGTAGGTTTTGTGCTGAGAGGTCTATAACTTAGGGATCATTTCCTGTATGGATTTGTTACTGGTtcctaagaaaaggaaaaagttttaTGCACATCCTGAAGTTCACACAAAAcgtagtaagaaaaaaaattttctgaagctCATAGCAATCCATACACCTCCTGTTTCCCCACTTTCCCACCACCAGCATACTCTCTCCTTACCTGTAGTGAGGTCCCACCAAGCGCTCTCTGAAGAGCCCGCACTATGGCTGCAGCCTCATCTCCGCTCCTCGGGTTGTGCTTCCTCACGCGGTCCTGGAGCTCCGGGGGCAGGCTGGCCAGGAACTGCTCCAGCACCAGCAGTTCTAGGATTTGCTCCTTCGAATGCATCTGAGGCCTCAGCCACCGACGACAAAGTTCCCTGAGCCGGCTTAGCGCCTCTTCGGGTCCGGCCACATCCTGATAACCGAACCGCCGAAAACACTGTCGACAAGCTTCGGGATCCAGACAGTCTACCCGTGGGTTGAATTCCAGACCTTCAGGCCAGTCTTCCTCCACTTTCACTATCAAAAGTCCATCATGCAGGGCCGGCGCAGCTACCCTGGCCCCTGCAGCCACCATCCAGGCCCCTGGCTCAGCGTCATTGCCTTGACTTGCGATCAAGCTCGAACTCATCTTTCTCCGGCACGTGCTGACTTTCTTGGAGTTTTGCCTTCAGGTGAAAAGAGAGCAAACCCTGCAAAAAGCCACGGAACTCATCGTCCCTCATTAAGCAGAGGCGAACCCTGCCCGGCCCCCCGCAAGAGTCCTCCTAACCGCAGCTATGCCACATAGAACCTACCTTGTCCCGCGAccacaaaaagaaatagaggaaacaaacaaacaaacaaaaaaaaacccctagtAACCCAAGCCGGAAGTGTGCCGCTGATTCTGCCAGGCATTTCCTGGATCTCTCTAGGCGTCCTGGAGGACTGAGATGAGTCTTGGTGGTTTGCCATCCGGCACTTACCAGGGATGCTCTTCTTGCGTATACCTTGCTTTGTGGAGATTACAATCCTTCAGGTTACAGAACTGAAtgatattcttcttttaaaacttgaatgttaatttttaaaagagacgAACGGTGTATTCAGTAACaaggaataaaaagaattctGAATTCCTTTTTTCTCTGTGACTGAACTGCAGTAGTCAAATGGATAGcaataaacaagaaaagaattCCCTCGCAGTCCTTGATATTTTGCAGAAGTGCAAAGATGGGAGTTAATGTAACTTGCAATTATTTTCTAGATAAAAGTGCTAGCTGTTGTGCTTTCCAATGTATCAGGAGCTGCTACATTTTCCTTCTTGCCTTCAGGTTTCATGGCAGGAAACAACTGCTTCCTTGATGTTATTGGAGTCTGTGAGAAATATGGTGACTCGGTTGATGCCTGTGCCCCTGCCAGTTGTAGGGGACAGCGGGTATTCCAAGGCAGTGCAGTTTTCGTCTATTAATATGGCCTCATTGTCAGTAACTAGCCTTGGCCTGTTAGAAAAGCTGTTGCTCTCTCAGAAGTTCATTCGCCTTGGTGTAGGCATTgcatatttcctttttcatgacAAAAAGCTCAAATTGCTCAGTCAGAACCTCTTTAGAGCAGCGCCACTGGGCCAAAGGGCTCATTATCTGTGGGTGATCACAGATAAATGCAGTACTGATGCATGTCAATTCTAGGAAATCCCCAACAAGTTTATCAAGGAGCCTGGCTGTGGTCTGAGGTGGAGGGCATTCAACAGATTTTGCCACTCAGATATCATCAAGAATTTTGTGAGTTTcacctgcccaggcggtggcgcagtggatagagggtcggattgggatgctgaggaccctgagcgggctcatctggtttgaacaaaagctcaccagcttggacccaaagtcgctggctggagcaaggggttactcagtctgctgaaggcccacggtcaagacacatatgagaaagtaatcaatgaacaactaaggtgtcgcaatgcgcaacgaaaaactaatgattgatattctcatctctccgttcctgtctgtctgtccctatgtatccctctctgactctctctctgtctctgtaaaaaaaagaaaagaaaaagaactttgtGAGTTTCTTCTGTTGCAAAGAGGTTAGTTTTCGGCAGCTTCACCCCCAGCGCTTTCACAAGCTCTTCTACCATGCTGATTTTCTGGAAGGGTGAGATGAAGTTAATCTCATAGGGTTGGCCTCCTGGGCCATCTGGGTGGCAGGTGACCTTGTAACCACCTGCAATGTGCTTTACCATCCCTGAAATCATCTCTGTGATTCCCATGAAATTGTGATAGTCTGTGTGGGCCATGTAGAACTCACAGGTGGCGAACTCAGGATTGTGAGTCAAATAAATTTCTTCATTTCAGAACTGGCATCCAATTTCATAAACCCAGTCAATGCCACCAACCACCAGCATTCTTATGGTAGAGTTCTGGAGCAATATTCATATACAGATTCATGTCTAGCTCATTGTGGTAGGTAAAAAAGGCTTGGCCACAGCTCCCCCTGGGATGATGTTCATCATGGGAGTTTCATTCTCTAGGAATCCCAACTATCCAAGAAATTTTTTATGTATGTGGTAATCTTAGAGCAAATGATAAATTTCTGCTTAACAAATTCATTCAGGATCAAGTTCAAATATCTCTGATGATATTGTGTTTCCTTGTCTTTGAGGCCAAAGTGAAGATGAAGCAACATATGCAAGCAAGGAGAGAGCAAACAAGTGTGATCTTACAGGGATCAGCTCTCAGCTCGCCCTTCCTGGTTTTCCTAGGATTCCCCTGAACTCCAATTATGTCTCCCTGACACAGTTTGTTATTGATAAGAACAACTTTTTCTGGTTTATAATTCCTAGAATTGACCATGACTTGCAACTTGACCCTCTCTCCTTGAAGGTCATAGAAGATGAACTTTCCCCAGAAGCTCTTTTAGCACGGATCCTACCTGCCACCTTTAATAAAACGTCACTCAGGTGGTCCCCAGGCTGCAGGTGACTGTATTCTTGGATGAAGtgacttgttgttttttttttgtttttttttacagagacagagagtgagtcagagagagggatagatagagacagacaggaacagagagagatgagaagcatcaatcatcagtttttcattgcgcgttgcaacaccttagttgttcattgattgctttctcatatgtgcctttgaccgcaggcctcagcagaccgagtaaccccttgttggacccagcgaccttgggttcaagctggtaggctttttgctcaaaccagatgagcccgcgctcaagctggcgacctcggggtctcgaacctgggtcctctgcatcccagtctgacgctctatccactgcgccaccacctggtcaggcatgacttgTTTTTTAAGTCAGTAAGTTTGggggtggttttttgtttgtttgtttgttttttggtatttttctgaagctggaaacagggaggcagtcagacagactcccacatgcgcccgaccgggatccacccggcatgcccaccagggagcgattctctgcccatcttggggcgtcgctctgccgcaatcagagccattctagcacctgaggcagaggccacagagccatcctcagcgcccgggcaaactttgctccagtggagccttggctgtgggaggggaagagagaggcagagaggaaggagaaggggaggggtggagaaacagatgggcgcttctcctgtgtgccctggccaggaatcgaacctgggactcctgcacgccaggccgacgctctaccactgagccaaccagccagagcttggGGGTGTTTTTTTATGCAACAAAAGCTAACAGATATACTTTTAAATCTAGACCAACCAAATTCACAATATTAACAAAAAGGATGATACTTAGAATATAGCAAAATATGTGcaaaatctatataaaaatatttaaaattctcctAAAAGATCCCAAATTAGGCTTTTCCCCCCACATATGGAAAGACATACCATATTCTTGGATAGAAAAATCAACTTTGTAGGGATGTCAATTCTCCCTAGATTATTCTAAATGAAAAATGATCTCAGTACAGATTTAATTCTGGAATTAGAGAAACTTATTCTAAtgttaatttggaaaaaaataaagaagccctggctggttggctcagtggtagagcatcagtctggtgtgtggatgtcctgggtttgattcacagccagggcgcacaagagaagcactcatctgcttctcctcccctccctctcttgcttctctctctttctctctctttctcttccttctcctcctcccctgcagccatgactcaatggagcaagttggccctgggtgctgaggatggctccatggcttcagcctcaggtagtatacaggggtcgggaatctttttggctgagagagccatgaacgccacatattttaaaatgtaattccagcctgacctgtggtggagcagtggataaagcattgacctggaatgctgaggttgctggttcaaaaccccgggcttgcctggtcaaggcacatatgggagttgatgtttcctgctcctcccccttttctctctttctctctctctctaaaaaaatggattaataagtccttttttttttaaaaaaaaaaagtaattccatgagagccatataatgacccgtgtacattgcacattatccaataaaaatttggtgttgtcccagaggacagctgtgattggttccagccatccacaaccatgaacatgagcagtaggaaacgaatagattgtaatgcatgagaatgttttatatttttaacgttattatttttttttattaaagatttgtctgcgagccagatgcagccatcaaaagagccacatctggcttgcgaggaataggttcccaacccctgtgctaaaaaaaaatggttccagttgcagcggagcaaggacaacccagatgggcagagcattgccctctagtgggctttccgGCTGGATCtaggtcagggagcatgtgggagtctgtccctgccgccacctcctctcactaaaaattttaaaaaataataataataataaaaaaaagaagcagcctgacctgtggtggcgcagtggataaagcgtcgacctgggaatgctgaggtcgccggttcgaaaccctgggcttgcctggtcaaggcacatatgggagttgatgcttcctgctcctccccccctttctctctctctgtctctcctctctctctctccctctctctctgcttctcctctctaaaataaataaattaattaattaaaaaaaaaaagaagcaaggctaccttgaaaaagaaacacaattggGAGCATTCAATCTAAGAGATATTAAACCGATTATCAATCCTcagtaaattaaaacatatattatCACATCCACATACAAATAGATCATTGAAACATAACAGAAAATCTAGGTAGATCACAAAATATACAGGGATTTAGTACATGATAAAGGTAGCATCACAAATCAATGGGGAACTGGGTAgtgatttggggaaaaaaagttggATCCATACTTCACACTATACACTAAGATAATTTTGAACAGATCAAGGACCCAATGTTTCAAAGTGAAACTATGCAAAGTACTAAATGTAAaaagtgaaaccataaaaatactaCAATGAACCAAATATGCCACAGTTTCAATTTAAGCCTCTCCAGCTAAAGGTCTCTCTAGAGAAGAGAATGTATTTCTTCATTCTCGTAAGACAGACTACATTGCTAGcaagtcagtcttttttttttttttaatttttaattttttttgcatttttctgaagctggaaacagggagagacagtcagacagactcccgcatgcgcccgaccgggatccacccggcacgcccaccatggggcgacgctctgcccaccaggggacgatgctctgcccatcctgggcgtcgccatgttgcgaccagagccactctagcgcctgaggcagaggccacagagccatccccagcgcccgggccatctttgctccaatggagccttggctgcgggaggggaagagaggaaggcgcgtcggaggggtggagaagcaaatgggcgcttctcctgtgtgccctggccgggaatcgaacccgggtcgtccgcacgctaggcccacgctctaccgctgagccaaccggccagggccgcaagtcAGTCTTAAACCCCATCTCTGATTGTTGAAAATTCTTCCCATACACTAAAAAATAACTATCCAAGGATGTGTGCCTTCTGATTCAGAGTGAAGTAGGTGAACCTAATTTTGGCGATGTGTAAGAGTGGCGATAGGGACTTGTCTtgccttttgaattttaaaattttttatttattttttacagagacagagagtgagtcagagagagggatagacaggaacggagagagatgagaagcatcaatcattagtttttcattgcgcgttgcaacaccttagttgttcattgattgctttctcatatgtgcctttaccgcgggccttcagcagaccgagtaaccccttgctggagccagcgaccttgggttcaagctggtgggctttttcctcaaaccagatgagcccgcactcaagctggtgaccatggggtctcgaacccggggtcctctgcatcccaatccgacgttctatccactgcgccaccgctggtcaggcttgTCTTGCCTTTTGAATAGCACTGTAAACGGATACAAAAATGAGAAATCGCctaactaggtggtggtgcagtgggtggagcatcagactgggacttggaggacccaggttccataAATCCctaggttgctagcttgagcatgggctcaccgacTTGAGCACGGGGAGGGggattgtcgctggcttgagcattggatcataaacatgaccccagggtcactggtttgagcataaagGTCactgggcttgaagcccaaggtcgctggcttgagcaaggggttactcgctctgctgtagcgctccccccccccccccccgcccctcaaggcacatgtgacaaagcaatcagtgaacaactgaagcgCCGCAAGGAAGAATCCATGCTTCTCATCAGAGGAGGATTTAACTGTGGGCCCCCACTTCTGAagagccccgcaaaaccccaccTTTACACTTTCTTTAAATGACACTATTTGGTTTCATAtgagcaattttaacattaatagtacataatatttttttatttatttaaaaaatatggttaacatgtatttttattttccctcttttttttaaggagctcAGTAtattctgcgcctggggcctcaaccgacatTAATCCAcctttgcttctcatctctctcccttcctgtctgtccctatccgtaccttccctctctctgcctctctctctcatcacacacacaaaaataaaaattattaagaatggGATCCCGTTGACTGAAGTAGCCCAAAATACACCACTCCCCTATAGCGCCAAACAGGAAGAAAAGGGACTTGGCCACACACCGCCTTCCAGCTGTAGGCGCCGGAGGAATTACGCTCTCCTTTCCCGCATTCTGATAGGCCCGCTGGGCTTCCTGGGAGATGTAGTTCGTGTCGTCGCTGGCTACCTCAACGCGCGAGTTTGACGTTCGAGGTTTAGGCTTCGTGAGGTCACAGAGATGGGTGTGTCTTGAGACGGGGTGCGGAAAGGGGTGATATTTATATGAAAAACTGAAGGGTTCAAAATTAAAGAGAAGGAAGGGCTGTGGGCTACTTCGATTTGGGGCGCAGAGCGTTGTGGGTGGAGGAGTGCAAGTCTCACGGCAAATAGGTTACTAGCAACTGTTGCCTTAACAACCGCTCGGGACACCTAAGGCCCCGCCCCTGCCGCACTCCAAGGAAAGGGGAACCCGAGCTGTATAAATGGCTTTGGGGGTTGGGTTGGGTTCCGTTTGCTCCGGGGCTCTTGTGACGCTGTCCCTTAGGTTCGGAGGGCGTTCGACGCCCGGTTTAGAGACATAAAGGACTGGCTCCCAGGCTGGCATCCCGTTTCCCGACCGATGGGCACCTGCGACGGGCCTTTCTCGCCTGCAGCGAGGCGAGGACCTCCGGGATTCCTAGAGAGGACTCGGAAGTCCTCTCGGGGGTGGGATTTATGGCTCACCCTGTTGGACAGGGAAAGCTTGGCTTACTTCCGGCGGGGAAGTGTTGCGAAGTGACGGCTTCGGTTTTCTCTCGGTTTGTGAGAAGAAACCCATCTTTCCAGCCTTGATTGCGGGACCTTGGTCTTCCAGGAGCGCTCCCCGAGGCTGGAGCCTTGAGGAAAGGGAATGGACTTCAGACGGGGGTCCTGTCCTTTACCTTGACCGGCCCGGTCTCCTTGTGTTT
Proteins encoded in this region:
- the ZNF394 gene encoding zinc finger protein 394 isoform X2, with product MSSSLIASQGNDAEPGAWMVAAGARVAAPALHDGLLIVKVEEDWPEGLEFNPRVDCLDPEACRQCFRRFGYQDVAGPEEALSRLRELCRRWLRPQMHSKEQILELLVLEQFLASLPPELQDRVRKHNPRSGDEAAAIVRALQRALGGTSLQGLVKVEDVSLTWEEWERLNPVQREFYRESTLKDYGNTVQTAPGPEKQQNQTSDSMADIKTSYIDK
- the ZNF394 gene encoding zinc finger protein 394 isoform X3 translates to MSSSLIASQGNDAEPGAWMVAAGARVAAPALHDGLLIVKVEEDWPEGLEFNPRVDCLDPEACRQCFRRFGYQDVAGPEEALSRLRELCRRWLRPQMHSKEQILELLVLEQFLASLPPELQDRVRKHNPRSGDEAAAIVRALQRALGGTSLQGLVKVEDVSLTWEEWERLNPVQREFYRESTLKDYGNTVQTGLAADDQLQRNV